The Actinomyces lilanjuaniae genome segment CCATCACGACGGCGTCCAGACCGAACACCTCCCCCACCATCTGCTCGGTCACGATGTCGCCCGGGCTGCCCGTGGCGTAAACCTGGCCGTCACGCATAACAATCATGTGCGAGGCGCAGCGGGCAGCGTGATTGAGGTCATGGAGCACCGCGACGACGGTGCGCCCCTGCTCCTCGTTGAGCGCACGGCACAGCCGCAGGATCTCCACCTGGTGAGCCAGGTCGAGGAAGGTGGTGGGCTCGTCCAGGAGGACCGTCTCCGTGTCCTGGGCGAGCACGAGGGCGAGCCAGACCCTCTGACGCTGCCCGCCGGAGAGCTGGTCCACGGGCCGCAGCGCCAGGTCCTGGACACCGGTCAGGGTCATGGCCCCATCCACGGCGTCACGGTCAGCCTGCGACCACTGCCGGAACATCCCCTGATGGGGGAAGCGTCCCCGGGCCACCAGGTCGCGCACGCTCATCCGGTCCGGCACCAGCGCGGACTGGGGCAGCAGCCCCACCTTCCTGGCCACGGTCCTGGTGTCCAGACGGTAGATGTCCTCGCCGTCGAGCAGCACGGTCCCGTGGGAGGGCCGGTGCAGGCGCGCCAGGCAGCGCAGCAGCGTGGACTTCCCGCAGGCGTTGGGACCCACGACGGCGGTGAAGCCGCCGACAGGGACCTCCACGTCCAGATCGGCAGAGACCGTGTACCCGTCGTAGGCGATGGTCACCTCCTGCGCACTGAGCCGGGTACTCAGCCAGGTCGTCATCTGTCGTCTCCTCCCCGTCTTACGTGGTCTTATGTGTATTACGTGGTCTTGCGTGGTCCTGCGTGGTCCTGCGTAGTTTCATGTGGCTCCGCGTGGTCCCGCGCGGTTCCACGTACGTCTCCCTGCTGTCCTGTCCCTGCCCCTCGGCGCAGCAGGCCGGGTACAGGTGCTCATCCCCGCCTCCTCCTGGCGGCCACCACCAGGACGCACATGAGGTAGGTGCCTCCGACCGCCCCCGTGGTCACTCCCACCGGCATGGAGGCCAGCAGCCTCTGGCTGACGACGTCGGAGCCCAGGAGCAGGAGCGCCCCCACCGCGCCGGTGACGTAGACCGGGGGGACCTCCGCGCGGGCCGTGAGGCGAGCCAGGTGGGGCGAGACCAGGGCGACGAAGCCGACGGGACCAACGGCCATGGTGACCAGGGCGACAAGCGCCGTCCCCAGAAGCACGAGCCTGGTGCGCAGGCGACCCACCCGCGTCCCCAGCGCCGCAGCCAGGTCGTCACCCAGGGGCAGCATCCGCGCCTGGCGGGCCAGAGGAGCCAGGAGGACCAGCACGGCCAGGACACCGAGGAAGGTCGGAACCGTTACCTGCCACGTGGCTGCCGACAGCGTCCCGGTGGAGGTCCTCAGCGCCCCGAAGGCAGTGTCCTGGTCCACCCGCAGCAGCAGCCAGCGGTTGACGGAGGACAGCATCGAGCTGATGGCGATACCGGCCAGGACCAGACGCATGCCAGCGAACCCTCCCCGTACGGAGAGCAGGAACACCCCCGTGCCCACGCCCAACCCGCCCAGGAGGGAGGCAAGGGACACCGACAGCACCGACAGCGCCGTGCCGGGCAGGACCAGGACGCTGACCAGGATCCCGGTCTGCGCCCCATGGAGAAGCCGATGAGGTCGGGGGAGCCCAGGGGTTCCTGGTCACTACCTGGAACAGCTGCCCGGCCACGCCCAGAGCCGCGCCCGCAACCACGCCCAGGGCGATCCGTGGCAGGCGCCACTGCAGCACGACGACCCGGTCCCCCGGGAGCCTCCTCCGGCCAGGACCTCGCCTATCTGGGAGTAGTCCAGGGGGATGGCTCCTGTCCTCAGGGCCAGGACCGCCGTGACCAGGCACAGGAGCGTCAGGACCGTACCTACCAGCAGGTGTCGGGGGGTCAGCAGCAGCGAGCAGCCCGCCCGCCCGGGAGTCGGCAGCCTCAGCCACCAGTAGCCTGGCACGGAGCGCCCGGAGTCCGGGTAGGCCGCGCTCACAGTCGGGCGTCCTTAAGGCGCAGGACCATGACAAGCAGCACCGGCGAGCCGACGAAGGCCGTCAGCAGCCCCACCTGGATCTCGCCGGGACGGCTGATGACCCGCCCCACGACGTCGGCGGCCAGCACCAGGCAGGGGCCCATCAGGGCACTGAGGACGATGATCCACCCCCGGTGAGGCCCCATGAGCCAGGAGGCAGCCAGCGGCACGATAAGGCCCACGAAGCCGACGGGACCCGCAGCCGCTGTGGCCGCGCCGCACAGCAGCGTCAGGGAGACCAGGCTGAGCGCACGCACCAGCACCACCCTGGTTCCCAGGGCTGCCGCGACGTCGTCACCCAGGGACAGGTTGGTCAGTCCCCGGGAGCACGACAGGGCGATGAGCGTCCCGACGGCCACGACGGCGGCCAGAGCCCCCAGGGGGACGTCGGTGCGCAGCAGCGCGCCCGCGTCCCAGTAGCGGAAGGTGGCGAAGGTGCGAGGGCTGGACAGCAGGAGGGCCTGGATCGCGGCCGAGGCGGCGGCGGAGAAGGCGACCCCCACCAGGAGCAGGCGCACGGGTGAGGCCGCCGCACCGCCGAGGGAGGCCACCAGGTAGACGACGACCGTGGCCGCCAGGGAGCCCGCGGCCGCCAGCCCAAACTGCTCGGGCACCGACGTCGCGCCCGTGAGCCAGGAGCCCAGGACTACGGCGAGAGAGGCCCCCGAGGTCACTCCCAGGAGTCCGGGCTCCGCCAGCGGGTTGCGAGTCACCGCCTGCATGAGCGCGCCGGCCACAGCCAGGGCCGTCCCCACCAGGAGTCCCAGGACGGTACGCCGGGGACGCAGCGTGTTGACGATGACAGAGTCGTAGACGGAGGCGTCAGGATGAGTGAGGTACTCCCAGATCTCACCCAGCGTGAGGGCAGAAGAGCCCACGCTCACCGAGACGAGCGCGCACACGGCGACAAGAACCAGGGCGGTAAGGACCACCGCCAGCCGGAACGGCACGGACCGCGCCTGCCGAGGTCGCCGACCCTGCCGGGTCAGGCGGTCTCGGCTGCGGCGGGCGGTCCGAGGGGGTCGGACGCCAAGCGGCTCGTCCGCGGCTCCTACGGCACCCACCCGCAAGCCGCTCCCTGCTCTGCCCTCGCCCACTCCCAGTTTCACCACCTTCACCATGCGTATTTAGATGAGCTTAACCTAAGGTGTAGGGTGACGTTGTGTCAATCACTTCTTCACCACCGCGTGACATGGAGAGCCCCGGGGAGAGCCCTCGCGTAACCGGGGGTCACAGCCGTCTGGGCCCGGGCTGGACCCCGGTCCCCGCCGATCTCGCCTACCGCTACCGCCAGGACGGCTACTGGACCACAGACCTCCTGGGTGACCTCGCCCGCCCCACCGAGGGCACCCGGGACCGCCTGGCTGTCGTCGACCCCCGTCACCGCTGGACCTACGCGCGCCTGGAGGAGGAGGTCGCCGCGCTGTGCCCCGGGTGGCAGGACCTGGGCCTGCGCCCCGGGGACACGGTGGTGGTCCAGCTGCCTAACTGCGCCGAGTTCGTCGCCGTCCTGCTGTCGCTGTGGCGGGTCGGAGCGGTGCCTGTCATGAGCCTTCCCGCCCACAGGGCCAGCGAGATCACCGACTTCGCCCACCACGCCCGGGCACGCGCCTACGTCAGCTCTGAGCGCAGCGGGGAATTCGACCAGGTGGCGATGGGACGCCGCCTGCGCGCCCAGCTCCCGGGGCTGGTCCACGTCGTCGTCCCCCAGCCGGCCCAGGACACCCCCGGGGCCGGGGAGACGGAGCACGGTACGGACGGCGAGGGCGCCGGGGACGCCGCCGCTACCCTGTCCGACACCGCCTCCCCTGTCACCTACGACGCGCTCAAGAGGCTCACGAACCCCGAGGTAGAAAGGGCGGACCTGGCCGCACCGAACCCCTTCGACGTCGCCCTGCTCCAGCTATCCGGCGGATCGACGGGCACCCCCAAGCTCATCCCCCGCACGCACGCCGACTACCTCTACAGCGTGCGCGCCAGCGTCGAGCTGTGCGGGGTGGATCGTGACACCACCCTGCTGTGCGCACTGCCCTGTGCCCACAACTTCGCCATGAGCTCTGCGGGCATCCTGGGCCAGCTCCTGGCCGGGGGCAGCGTGGTCATGGCTCCCGACCCCTCCGCAGCCACCGCCTTCCGACTCATTGAGCAGGAGAAGGTCACCCACGCGGCCCTGGTGCCACCTATGGTGCTGCTGTGGCTAGCCCGGGCAGCCAGGATCAGCAGGGCCGAGACCTCCAGGTCGCCCGGGTCAGGGCGGCCCGCAGACGGCACCGAAGCGGACGGCGGGAGGCGCGGAGGCCCCCTGGAGACTCTACGCGTCCTGCACGTGGGCGGCTCACGGCTGCCGGAGGAGGTCGCCCGCCGGGTCCGGCCCGAGCTGGGGTGCCGCCTGCAGCAGGTCTTCGGCATGGCCGAGGGCCTGGTCTGCTACACCAGGCTCGACGACCCCGACGACGTCATCGTGTCCACTCAGGGGCGTCCTCTCAGTCCCGCCGACGAGGTCCTCATCGTCGACGACCAGGACCAGCAGGTGCCCGACGGCACAGCGGGGCACCTGCTGACCCGGGGACCGTACACGATCCGCGGCTACTTCCGGGCTGCCGACCACAACCGGACCTCCTTCACCCCCGACGGCTTCTACCGGACCGGGGACGTGGTGGTGCGCGGCCCCGGGGCCAACCTACGTGTCGTAGGCAGGGCGAAGGAGCAGATCAACCGGGGCGGGGAGAAGATCGCCGCCGGGGACCTGGAGAACCACCTGCAGGCCCACCCCGACGTCTTCGAGGCGGCCGTCACCGGGGAGCCGGACCCCGTCCTGGGTGAGCGTATCGTCGCCCACCTCGTGCTCCGCCCTGACGCCGCCTCCCCGTGGCACCGCCAGCCTCCGGCGCAGGTCCTCGCCGAGGTGCGCTCCTTTCTGC includes the following:
- a CDS encoding ABC transporter ATP-binding protein, producing the protein MTTWLSTRLSAQEVTIAYDGYTVSADLDVEVPVGGFTAVVGPNACGKSTLLRCLARLHRPSHGTVLLDGEDIYRLDTRTVARKVGLLPQSALVPDRMSVRDLVARGRFPHQGMFRQWSQADRDAVDGAMTLTGVQDLALRPVDQLSGGQRQRVWLALVLAQDTETVLLDEPTTFLDLAHQVEILRLCRALNEEQGRTVVAVLHDLNHAARCASHMIVMRDGQVYATGSPGDIVTEQMVGEVFGLDAVVMADPVAGMPMVVPATWGGRPRP
- a CDS encoding iron chelate uptake ABC transporter family permease subunit; the protein is MLSVSLASLLGGLGVGTGVFLLSVRGGFAGMRLVLAGIAISSMLSSVNRWLLLRVDQDTAFGALRTSTGTLSAATWQVTVPTFLGVLAVLVLLAPLARQARMLPLGDDLAAALGTRVGRLRTRLVLLGTALVALVTMAVGPVGFVALVSPHLARLTARAEVPPVYVTGAVGALLLLGSDVVSQRLLASMPVGVTTGAVGGTYLMCVLVVAARRRRG
- a CDS encoding FecCD family ABC transporter permease, with amino-acid sequence MPFRLAVVLTALVLVAVCALVSVSVGSSALTLGEIWEYLTHPDASVYDSVIVNTLRPRRTVLGLLVGTALAVAGALMQAVTRNPLAEPGLLGVTSGASLAVVLGSWLTGATSVPEQFGLAAAGSLAATVVVYLVASLGGAAASPVRLLLVGVAFSAAASAAIQALLLSSPRTFATFRYWDAGALLRTDVPLGALAAVVAVGTLIALSCSRGLTNLSLGDDVAAALGTRVVLVRALSLVSLTLLCGAATAAAGPVGFVGLIVPLAASWLMGPHRGWIIVLSALMGPCLVLAADVVGRVISRPGEIQVGLLTAFVGSPVLLVMVLRLKDARL
- a CDS encoding AMP-binding protein — its product is MSITSSPPRDMESPGESPRVTGGHSRLGPGWTPVPADLAYRYRQDGYWTTDLLGDLARPTEGTRDRLAVVDPRHRWTYARLEEEVAALCPGWQDLGLRPGDTVVVQLPNCAEFVAVLLSLWRVGAVPVMSLPAHRASEITDFAHHARARAYVSSERSGEFDQVAMGRRLRAQLPGLVHVVVPQPAQDTPGAGETEHGTDGEGAGDAAATLSDTASPVTYDALKRLTNPEVERADLAAPNPFDVALLQLSGGSTGTPKLIPRTHADYLYSVRASVELCGVDRDTTLLCALPCAHNFAMSSAGILGQLLAGGSVVMAPDPSAATAFRLIEQEKVTHAALVPPMVLLWLARAARISRAETSRSPGSGRPADGTEADGGRRGGPLETLRVLHVGGSRLPEEVARRVRPELGCRLQQVFGMAEGLVCYTRLDDPDDVIVSTQGRPLSPADEVLIVDDQDQQVPDGTAGHLLTRGPYTIRGYFRAADHNRTSFTPDGFYRTGDVVVRGPGANLRVVGRAKEQINRGGEKIAAGDLENHLQAHPDVFEAAVTGEPDPVLGERIVAHLVLRPDAASPWHRQPPAQVLAEVRSFLHERSVATYKMPDKVLLVTTLPRTAVGKTSVTQIRDGGAQPPAARSGSAARGRRRGLEPEFLPAVPPQHPDAVRRLLHDSQDLGHLLTRLEAGGGYLVEDGPEPGTCTVTLARAVTDPRETAVAVFDTITHMHKEDLSPFVLGRHTVHGVPVHASAFVLPRGLRATTSLLVGRDLDHHLGRDREAWVGALHRAEPLSTRNEVVRVDGARSTVISLPGALPQPFITPAGTPAPQGRTVRGRVTSSVLNLDLEVWCHLPADQHGQPQALLIASDGQVLTSHVPLLPCLDRLNASGQSLPIAAVLFSPADPRRRPEVLGMVPGLADCLATEVLTWAADQADLPRDPARRAVSGASLGGLAAADLVRRRPDLVSNAIVQSGAFWWPTDARGEPTDAQLRLWQEHVGPSRPPVRVFQEVGTMEGHLLGCNRRFRDVLREQGIDLVYREYVGGHDYACWRGGIIDALLHFFPSQDTARAEAGSPHPPSSATAPSAGPAPVGGPGKAVSGEQA